In Sphingopyxis sp. FD7, a single window of DNA contains:
- the hisI gene encoding phosphoribosyl-AMP cyclohydrolase: MDEQRDTTDRFLPRFDAAGLVTAIVVDADTQALLMVAHMNDEAIEATRATGQAHFWSRSRGVLWRKGETSGNGLALVEMRVDCDQDALLLRVKPAGPACHTGRRSCFYRRVEGDGRLTFLADDAQG, from the coding sequence ATGGATGAACAGCGCGACACGACCGACCGATTTCTCCCGCGTTTCGACGCCGCCGGACTGGTGACCGCGATTGTCGTCGATGCCGATACGCAGGCGCTGCTGATGGTCGCGCATATGAACGACGAGGCGATCGAGGCGACGCGCGCGACGGGGCAGGCGCATTTCTGGTCGCGCTCGCGCGGCGTGCTCTGGCGCAAGGGCGAGACGTCGGGCAACGGCTTGGCGCTCGTCGAAATGCGCGTCGATTGCGATCAGGACGCGCTGTTGCTGCGCGTGAAGCCCGCGGGACCGGCGTGCCACACGGGGCGCCGGTCGTGCTTTTATCGCCGCGTCGAGGGCGATGGCCGCCTGACCTTTCTTGCGGACGATGCGCAGGGTTAG
- the purF gene encoding amidophosphoribosyltransferase has protein sequence MLTTHPFDDDKLREECGVFGIHGADSASAVVALGLHALQHRGQEAAGITAFDGKEFHTHRAMGHVAGNFDRDEIIRQLDGASAVGHVRYSTTGETALRNVQPLFADLSTGGFAVAHNGNISNAAALRKLLVRRGSIFQSTSDTEVIIHLVATSNYRSLLDRFIDALKQVEGAYSLICLTAEGMIGCRDPLGIRPLVIGKLGDAHILASETVALDVVGAEFLRSVEPGELVIIRDGQLTSHRPFAQQSARPCIFEYVYFSRPDSIVDGTSVYSVRKAIGAELARENPVDADLVIPVPDSGTPAAIGYAQESGIPFELGIIRSHYVGRTFIQPGDKVRHLGVKLKHNANRALIAGKRIVLIDDSIVRGTTSLKIVQMMRDAGAAEVHMRIASPPTSHSCFYGVDTPERAKLLAAQMTVGQMANFINADSLAFLTIDGLYRALGEADRQQDAPQYCDACFTGDYPTTLTDFDEHGLEDQFSLLAERVV, from the coding sequence ATGCTGACGACCCATCCTTTCGACGACGACAAGCTCCGCGAGGAGTGCGGCGTCTTTGGCATTCACGGCGCCGACAGCGCCTCCGCGGTCGTCGCGCTGGGGCTGCACGCGCTGCAGCACCGCGGACAGGAAGCCGCGGGCATCACCGCCTTCGACGGCAAGGAGTTTCACACCCACCGCGCAATGGGCCATGTCGCGGGCAATTTCGACCGCGACGAGATCATCCGCCAATTGGACGGCGCGTCGGCGGTCGGCCATGTGCGCTATTCGACGACGGGCGAGACCGCGCTGCGCAACGTCCAGCCCTTGTTCGCCGACCTCTCGACCGGCGGCTTCGCCGTCGCGCATAACGGCAACATCTCGAACGCCGCGGCGCTCCGCAAGCTGCTCGTCCGCCGCGGTTCGATCTTTCAGTCGACCAGCGATACCGAGGTGATCATCCACCTCGTCGCGACATCCAATTATCGCTCCTTGCTCGACCGCTTCATCGACGCGCTGAAACAGGTCGAGGGCGCCTATTCGCTGATCTGCCTCACCGCCGAAGGCATGATCGGCTGCCGTGACCCGCTTGGCATCCGCCCGCTGGTGATCGGCAAGCTTGGCGATGCGCATATTCTGGCATCCGAAACGGTGGCGCTCGACGTCGTCGGCGCCGAGTTCCTGCGCTCGGTCGAGCCCGGCGAGCTTGTCATCATCCGCGACGGCCAGCTGACGTCGCACCGCCCCTTTGCGCAGCAGTCGGCGCGGCCGTGCATCTTTGAATATGTCTATTTCTCGCGCCCCGATTCAATCGTCGACGGCACCAGCGTCTATTCGGTGCGCAAGGCGATCGGCGCCGAACTGGCGCGCGAAAATCCGGTCGACGCCGACCTCGTCATCCCGGTCCCCGACTCGGGAACGCCCGCGGCCATCGGCTATGCGCAGGAATCGGGCATTCCGTTCGAGCTCGGCATCATCCGGTCACACTATGTCGGGCGCACCTTCATCCAGCCGGGCGACAAGGTGCGCCACCTCGGCGTCAAATTGAAGCACAACGCCAACCGCGCGCTGATCGCGGGCAAGCGCATCGTGCTGATCGACGATTCGATCGTCCGCGGGACGACGAGCCTCAAGATCGTGCAGATGATGCGCGACGCGGGCGCCGCCGAGGTGCATATGCGCATTGCAAGCCCCCCGACGTCGCACAGCTGCTTCTACGGCGTCGACACGCCCGAGCGCGCGAAGCTGCTCGCGGCGCAGATGACGGTCGGCCAGATGGCGAATTTCATCAACGCCGACAGCCTCGCCTTCCTCACGATCGACGGCCTCTATCGCGCGCTGGGCGAGGCCGACCGCCAGCAGGACGCGCCGCAATATTGCGACGCCTGCTTCACCGGCGACTATCCGACCACGCTCACCGACTTCGACGAGCATGGGTTGGAGGATCAATTTTCGCTGCTTGCCGAACGGGTTGTCTGA
- a CDS encoding SDR family NAD(P)-dependent oxidoreductase, protein MVTRSEELAGQVALVTGASRGIGEAIAEALAARGAHVVITARTAGGLEALEDRIHAAGGTATIAPLDLTDGDSIARLASAMAERWQHLDMLVLNAAMLGTLTPVAAIDGKEFNRTLTLNLIAQQALIANFDPLLRRAANGRLLALSTGVARTPRAYWGAYAASKAAFEVLVTSYGAEMRNISGVRTAILDPGGTRTQMRARAYPGEDPQSIKEPAVVGEYVAKLMVEGFDSTAFHALPKVMEKA, encoded by the coding sequence ATGGTTACAAGGTCTGAAGAACTGGCGGGCCAGGTCGCGCTCGTCACCGGGGCGAGCCGCGGCATCGGCGAAGCGATCGCCGAGGCGCTGGCGGCGCGCGGCGCGCATGTCGTCATCACCGCGCGAACCGCTGGCGGACTCGAAGCGCTGGAGGATCGCATCCACGCCGCGGGCGGCACCGCGACGATCGCGCCGCTCGACCTCACCGACGGCGACAGCATCGCTCGCCTCGCCAGCGCGATGGCCGAACGCTGGCAGCATCTCGACATGCTGGTGCTCAACGCCGCGATGCTCGGCACGCTCACCCCCGTCGCCGCGATCGACGGCAAGGAGTTCAACAGGACGCTGACGCTCAACCTGATCGCACAGCAGGCGCTGATCGCCAATTTCGACCCGCTGCTCCGCCGCGCCGCCAACGGTCGGCTGCTCGCGCTATCCACCGGCGTCGCGCGGACGCCGCGCGCCTATTGGGGCGCCTATGCCGCGTCGAAGGCGGCGTTCGAGGTGCTCGTCACCAGCTATGGCGCGGAAATGCGCAACATCTCGGGCGTCCGCACCGCGATCCTCGACCCCGGCGGCACGCGCACCCAGATGCGCGCGCGCGCCTATCCCGGCGAAGATCCCCAGAGCATCAAGGAACCGGCCGTGGTCGGCGAATATGTCGCGAAGCTGATGGTCGAAGGCTTTGACAGCACCGCCTTCCACGCCTTGCCCAAGGTCATGGAAAAAGCTTGA